Genomic segment of Paenibacillus sp. FSL R5-0623:
TAAATAATCTCTAGTTCAACTTATACGTAAATCAAGTAAAACTAAATTAATCTGGAAGAGGTAGAGAAATTTGTCCCCCAAAAATAGCAATTCGAATTGGTTCAACAAGATCCTTAATAACTTTAAAACGAAACTGGTGGTGTCCTTTATTGCTTTCTTGGCCATTCCATCGTTCAGTATTGGAGTCTTGTCTTATAACAGTGCGAAGAATGAAGTTGAGAAGCAAATTCTACATAGTGCAATGGAAAATGTGAACCTTGCCAGTGCGACCATTGATCTTTCGATTAATGCCAAGCGCGACCACATTGAATATTATGCGAATACACTCGCAGAGGAATTACGTCAAGAAGATGCAGAGGTTCGGGTTGTGAACGAATTGAAGGGGTACGCTGCACAGAACAAAGACATCATCACCATAGGAGTGGGAACAGAAGCCGGTGTCTACCTGATGTCCTCCGATGCGGAAATGCCTGAAGATTACGATCCGCGAACAAGACCATGGTACACAGAAGCGATGAGTACTCCAGAGCAGGTCATTGTTACAGACCCTTATATTTCTGCCGAGACAAACGAAATCACCATCACCATCGCCAAGGCATTGAATGGCCAATCTGGTGTAGTCCAGCTGGATCTGAATCTGTCGAATATCAGTACCTTGGTTAGTGGAATTAACGTGGGAGAACAGGGATATCTGATTCTATTGGATGCCAGCGAAAAGTATATCTACCATCCCACGGTAGAACCCGGAACAGATGCAACAGAGGATTTTTGGAAACCGGTGTATGCGAATGAATCGGGCAACTTCAACTATACCGTTGATCAAACGGATAAAGTGATGTATTACGCAACGAATGCATCCACGGGATGGAAGGTCGCTGGCACCATGTTCTCTTCTGAGGTAGACGATGCGGCAGCACCAATTCTAAAACGAATGATTATTGTTATTGTCTCCTGCCTCGTTGTTGGTATTGTGATTATCTGGCTTGTGATGCGATCCATCATTAGACCCATTCGTCAGTTGAAGGATCAGGCGATCCAGGTGAGTGAAGGGGATCTAACCCAAACGATTACTAGCACAAGCCATGATGAGATTGGTGATCTGAGTGATGCCTTTGGCAAAATGCAGCACAATCTGCGTGTGCTGATCCAAAATGTGGAAAACAGTACAAGCCAGGTTGTCATCTCGTCGGATGAGATGACTCAGAGTGCGGAATCAACCAGTGCGGCCAGTGAGCAGGTCGCGCGAGCCATTCAGGAAATTGCGAGTGGTGCGGAGAAACAGACCGAAGGTATTGACCACAACCATCAGGCCATGAATGAAATAACAATTGGGATAACACGAATCGCCGAACGTTCCATACAAGTTGCTGATTTGGCGAAACATACAACGGTACAAGCGGAAGAAGGCGGCAACACCGTCAAGCAGACGGT
This window contains:
- a CDS encoding methyl-accepting chemotaxis protein, producing MSPKNSNSNWFNKILNNFKTKLVVSFIAFLAIPSFSIGVLSYNSAKNEVEKQILHSAMENVNLASATIDLSINAKRDHIEYYANTLAEELRQEDAEVRVVNELKGYAAQNKDIITIGVGTEAGVYLMSSDAEMPEDYDPRTRPWYTEAMSTPEQVIVTDPYISAETNEITITIAKALNGQSGVVQLDLNLSNISTLVSGINVGEQGYLILLDASEKYIYHPTVEPGTDATEDFWKPVYANESGNFNYTVDQTDKVMYYATNASTGWKVAGTMFSSEVDDAAAPILKRMIIVIVSCLVVGIVIIWLVMRSIIRPIRQLKDQAIQVSEGDLTQTITSTSHDEIGDLSDAFGKMQHNLRVLIQNVENSTSQVVISSDEMTQSAESTSAASEQVARAIQEIASGAEKQTEGIDHNHQAMNEITIGITRIAERSIQVADLAKHTTVQAEEGGNTVKQTVSQMHSIQETVEQTNQLIQALYERSHQISAITELIGNIAKQTNLLALNASIEAARAGTHGNGFAVVAAEVRKLAEQSGQSVNEITVLTTAVQEDMAASVRMMEIVTTEVGEGMEISTEAIRKFERILDSMRETTPQIEEIAATSQEITAGVQEVSAVSNELAGIASGNAAASEEVAASSEEQLAAMEQISSSARGLSTMAEELQRLIRQFKY